In Herpetosiphon gulosus, one genomic interval encodes:
- a CDS encoding restriction endonuclease codes for MKIIHEERLIDAGNFCLTTDWYTIYADIIEAIATIRWPINGAVFSLNPIDKGNGVKPIKTACMDHLAKKGWLLEHSIDIATAKKPGPIDASYKTPSSQLFCLEWETGNISSTHRALNKLALGMLKETIIGGVLILPTRSMYKYLTDRIGNYTEIEPYFDLWRSLQIKNGILMVMAIEHDSLDHTIPLIPKGTDGRALR; via the coding sequence ATGAAAATAATTCATGAAGAACGACTCATAGATGCAGGCAATTTCTGCTTAACAACCGATTGGTACACCATTTATGCTGATATTATCGAGGCCATTGCCACAATCCGTTGGCCGATTAATGGTGCTGTTTTCTCATTGAATCCTATTGATAAAGGAAATGGAGTCAAACCAATTAAAACCGCCTGTATGGATCATTTGGCAAAAAAGGGTTGGCTACTGGAACATTCAATTGATATTGCCACAGCTAAGAAACCTGGTCCAATTGATGCATCATATAAAACTCCCAGTTCACAACTTTTCTGTTTGGAATGGGAAACAGGAAATATCTCCTCAACCCATCGAGCATTAAATAAGCTAGCACTTGGGATGCTAAAAGAAACAATTATTGGTGGTGTACTAATCCTTCCTACTCGTAGTATGTATAAATACTTAACTGATCGAATTGGGAACTATACAGAAATTGAACCCTATTTTGATCTTTGGCGATCACTTCAGATTAAAAATGGTATCTTAATGGTTATGGCGATTGAGCACGATAGTTTAGATCATACTATTCCACTCATTCCAAAAGGAACAGATGGTCGGGCTTTGCGGTAG
- a CDS encoding helix-turn-helix transcriptional regulator, with protein MKLQHAFAVVLKDLRVSLGISQEELGFKANYHRTYISQLERGLKIPTLTTVFELAHVLKITPAEFIERVQQAFENALSEDGHDENNS; from the coding sequence ATGAAGTTGCAGCATGCGTTTGCAGTGGTTTTGAAGGATCTTCGGGTTAGCCTTGGTATCTCGCAAGAAGAACTTGGCTTTAAAGCAAACTATCATCGAACGTACATTAGTCAGCTTGAACGGGGCTTAAAAATTCCGACTTTAACAACAGTTTTTGAATTAGCCCATGTACTCAAGATTACACCTGCAGAATTTATTGAACGTGTCCAACAAGCATTTGAAAATGCTCTATCAGAGGATGGACACGATGAAAATAATTCATGA